A part of Scytonema millei VB511283 genomic DNA contains:
- a CDS encoding glycosyltransferase family 4 protein, producing the protein MKIAQVAPLWERVPPLTYGGTELVVSQLTDELVRRGHEVTLFASGDSQTLARLEAVCPRAIRLDPEIKDYTVYEMLEISQVYERAAEFDLIHSHIGLAVLAIASRVKTPTIHTLHGNFTPENSKLFQLHHQQPYISISNAQRQLDLNYLRTVYNGIDVEKYSFFAQPQEPPYLAFLGRLSPEKGPHHAIAVAKQTGLPLKIAGKIDASDRSFFEREIAPQVDGKQIEYIGEVNRAQKIELLGNASVTLFPITWDEPFGLVMVESMATGTPVIGLNRGSVPEVISPGKSGFICNTIAEMVATVPQALELNRQTCREYVEQHFGIAQMVDGYEAAYQELLANRIAQNGRILSQNLALS; encoded by the coding sequence ATGAAAATTGCTCAAGTTGCGCCTTTGTGGGAGAGAGTACCACCCCTTACCTACGGGGGTACAGAATTAGTCGTGAGTCAGTTGACTGACGAATTAGTACGTCGCGGTCATGAGGTGACATTATTTGCTTCTGGCGACTCTCAAACTTTGGCTCGCTTAGAAGCAGTATGTCCTCGTGCTATCCGTTTAGATCCAGAAATTAAAGACTATACAGTCTATGAAATGTTGGAAATCAGTCAAGTTTATGAAAGAGCGGCAGAATTCGATCTGATCCACTCTCACATAGGCTTGGCAGTATTGGCAATTGCTTCCCGAGTCAAAACACCAACTATCCACACGCTACACGGTAACTTTACGCCAGAAAATAGCAAACTCTTTCAGCTACATCATCAACAACCCTATATCAGCATTAGCAATGCCCAAAGGCAATTAGATCTCAATTATTTGCGAACTGTATATAACGGGATTGATGTCGAAAAGTATTCTTTCTTTGCCCAACCCCAAGAACCGCCTTACCTTGCTTTTCTAGGGCGACTGTCACCAGAAAAAGGACCGCATCACGCGATCGCAGTTGCCAAGCAGACAGGTTTACCGCTGAAGATTGCAGGCAAAATTGATGCTAGCGATCGCTCCTTTTTTGAACGAGAAATTGCACCACAAGTTGATGGTAAGCAAATTGAATATATTGGGGAAGTCAATCGCGCTCAAAAAATCGAATTACTTGGCAATGCATCTGTAACTCTATTTCCGATTACCTGGGACGAACCATTTGGCTTAGTCATGGTAGAGTCGATGGCAACAGGCACGCCAGTCATCGGTCTGAATAGAGGTTCTGTACCAGAGGTCATTTCTCCTGGGAAGTCTGGATTTATTTGTAACACCATTGCAGAAATGGTTGCTACCGTACCGCAAGCTTTAGAACTCAACCGTCAGACTTGCCGAGAATATGTGGAGCAGCACTTTGGGATTGCGCAAATGGTAGATGGGTACGAAGCAGCTTATCAAGAATTACTTGCTAACCGCATTGCTCAAAATGGACGCATTCTCTCTCAGAATCTTGCTCTTTCATAA
- a CDS encoding zinc-dependent alcohol dehydrogenase, with product MLAAVLYGREDLRLEQVAEPNPGTGEVILEVTAAMTCGTDLKVWRRGGHAKMLKPPTLFGHEAAGRIVAVGAEVKNWQVGDRVVANNSAPCMKCFFCQRQEYSLCLNLTWNNGTFAQYLKIPAPIVEHNLLAIPPTLTDELAALTEPLACVLHGVARSNVKVGDRVVVLGDGAIGLMFVAVLAQQSVQVMLVGGRDRRLQIGEKFGAAQTYNYRQLADLPAVVKAHTDGWGADVVIEATGIPSVWETAIACARPGATVNLFGGCPRDTKITVDTEQLHYSELTLKGVFHNTPKHVCTALALLARQEIPFELLISDRRPLQDLEQVFHEMQQRQVIKVAIYPK from the coding sequence ATGCTAGCTGCGGTGCTATATGGTCGAGAAGACTTGCGTTTGGAACAAGTCGCCGAACCTAACCCAGGAACGGGAGAGGTCATATTAGAAGTCACAGCAGCAATGACCTGCGGGACAGACCTCAAGGTATGGCGACGGGGCGGACATGCCAAAATGCTCAAACCGCCAACTCTGTTTGGACATGAAGCAGCTGGAAGAATTGTCGCAGTGGGTGCAGAGGTCAAGAATTGGCAAGTGGGCGATCGCGTTGTTGCGAATAATTCCGCTCCATGCATGAAATGCTTCTTCTGTCAACGGCAAGAATATTCCCTGTGTCTCAACTTAACTTGGAATAACGGTACATTTGCGCAATACCTAAAAATTCCTGCTCCAATTGTCGAACATAATCTTTTAGCAATCCCCCCTACCTTAACGGATGAATTAGCAGCGCTAACCGAACCTCTGGCTTGCGTGCTGCACGGAGTCGCTAGGTCGAATGTAAAAGTAGGCGATCGCGTCGTCGTGTTGGGCGATGGGGCAATTGGGTTGATGTTTGTTGCCGTATTAGCCCAGCAATCGGTACAGGTCATGTTAGTTGGCGGACGCGATCGCCGATTGCAAATCGGGGAAAAGTTCGGTGCAGCCCAAACTTACAACTACCGTCAACTAGCAGATCTTCCCGCCGTAGTCAAAGCACACACAGATGGATGGGGCGCAGATGTCGTTATAGAAGCTACCGGAATCCCCAGCGTTTGGGAAACTGCGATCGCCTGCGCTAGACCTGGGGCGACAGTCAATCTTTTCGGGGGTTGTCCCAGAGATACCAAAATTACTGTAGATACAGAACAACTGCACTACAGCGAACTTACACTGAAAGGCGTATTTCACAACACGCCAAAACACGTCTGCACCGCCTTAGCCTTACTCGCCCGTCAAGAAATTCCCTTCGAGTTACTCATTAGCGATCGCCGTCCGCTACAAGACCTAGAACAAGTATTTCACGAGATGCAGCAACGGCAAGTTATCAAAGTTGCAATTTATCCTAAGTGA
- a CDS encoding Dps family protein — MRKLNIGLSEEQRTGVIELLNKDLANSYLLLIKTKKFHWDVVGPQFRSLHELWEEQYQTLTETIDSVAERVRALGGFPVGTAKGFVEYASIQEQADNVPLATEMVAQLVDDHEMIIRNLREHIDKCSEEFHDEGTADFLTGLMEGHEEMAWMLRSFIEGEALQADGKKSELDKVPAMR, encoded by the coding sequence ATGCGTAAGCTAAACATTGGTTTATCTGAAGAACAACGCACAGGCGTAATCGAATTGTTGAATAAAGATCTAGCAAACTCCTATTTGCTATTGATCAAAACTAAAAAATTCCATTGGGATGTTGTTGGTCCCCAGTTCCGTTCTCTGCATGAGTTGTGGGAAGAACAATATCAAACCTTAACCGAAACCATTGATTCTGTCGCTGAGCGAGTTCGTGCCTTAGGTGGCTTTCCTGTAGGTACAGCAAAAGGCTTTGTAGAGTACGCTTCTATCCAAGAGCAAGCTGATAATGTACCCTTAGCTACTGAAATGGTAGCTCAGTTGGTAGACGATCACGAAATGATTATTCGCAATTTGCGCGAACATATCGACAAGTGTTCTGAAGAGTTTCATGACGAAGGTACGGCTGACTTCTTGACTGGTTTGATGGAAGGTCACGAAGAAATGGCTTGGATGCTACGTTCCTTCATCGAAGGTGAAGCACTGCAAGCAGATGGTAAGAAGTCTGAATTAGATAAAGTTCCTGCTATGCGTTAG
- a CDS encoding helix-turn-helix domain-containing protein — MMQRVGVSSYKALSQQAKVSEKQIRKLRRGEIEQMRVDVLFKLSQALEVSLWELMTTFSAIAPNGKVVPSENSPPIAELKELKREYERLQAELAKQKQELRKEFQLASLQAIESWLLQWPTAAQKAKENPELAAVKLLPLVKPIEQLLQQWDVEAIASVGAEVEYDPQLHQLLSGSAQPGERVIVRYIGYRQGDKLLYRAKVSPM, encoded by the coding sequence ATGATGCAGCGGGTGGGTGTTTCCAGTTATAAGGCACTTTCCCAACAAGCAAAAGTATCGGAAAAGCAAATCCGCAAGCTCCGACGGGGAGAGATCGAGCAAATGCGGGTAGATGTGTTATTCAAGCTCAGTCAAGCGTTAGAAGTATCATTGTGGGAGCTAATGACCACTTTCTCGGCGATCGCGCCTAATGGTAAAGTAGTCCCTAGTGAGAATTCACCACCAATTGCCGAATTAAAAGAATTAAAAAGAGAATACGAACGCTTGCAAGCAGAACTAGCCAAACAAAAACAGGAACTTAGAAAAGAATTTCAACTAGCTAGTTTACAGGCGATCGAATCGTGGTTGTTGCAATGGCCCACAGCCGCCCAAAAAGCTAAGGAAAATCCCGAGCTAGCAGCAGTCAAATTGTTACCATTGGTAAAACCAATCGAGCAGTTATTGCAACAATGGGATGTAGAAGCGATCGCCTCTGTTGGGGCTGAAGTAGAATACGATCCCCAACTACATCAACTATTATCGGGCAGCGCCCAGCCAGGTGAAAGAGTCATCGTGCGCTATATAGGCTATCGTCAAGGCGATAAGCTGCTCTATCGAGCCAAGGTCAGCCCAATGTGA
- the dps gene encoding DNA starvation/stationary phase protection protein Dps has protein sequence MSTNYQQHQRRLYPTRIDLPTDTRLQVVELLNQTLAATTDLKTQLKQAHWNVKGTDFFQLHELFDEIATEVEGYIDLFAERITALGGYAVGTTRAAAQFSILPEYPYDINSGEDHVAALADRLAIYGKHLREAIDKTGEVNDADTNDMYVEVSRTIDMRLWFLEAHLQPTGRLTEQDGAAMKQPVAVK, from the coding sequence ATGAGTACCAATTATCAACAACATCAACGTCGCTTATACCCCACTCGCATCGATCTTCCTACCGACACTCGCTTGCAAGTGGTAGAGCTACTTAATCAAACCCTGGCTGCTACCACCGATTTGAAAACTCAGTTGAAGCAGGCACACTGGAATGTGAAGGGGACAGATTTCTTTCAACTGCACGAATTATTTGATGAAATTGCTACGGAAGTTGAAGGATATATCGATTTGTTTGCCGAAAGGATTACAGCTCTTGGTGGCTATGCAGTAGGAACAACTCGCGCTGCTGCCCAGTTTTCGATATTGCCAGAGTATCCTTACGACATCAACAGTGGTGAGGATCACGTTGCAGCTTTAGCCGACCGCTTAGCAATCTATGGCAAGCACCTACGAGAAGCGATTGATAAAACTGGAGAAGTCAACGACGCAGATACCAACGATATGTACGTAGAAGTCTCTCGTACAATTGATATGCGGTTGTGGTTCCTAGAAGCACATTTGCAACCAACTGGACGGCTTACAGAACAAGATGGAGCTGCCATGAAACAGCCAGTTGCTGTTAAATAA